The nucleotide sequence GCCgtctgtcttctcctctctttttgtcaTCACTCTCTTCTGTTCTTCACTCGCCAGCTCTTTGTTTTTCCCCATTCTTTAATGGCCACTTATCCAGCTAGTAATCTCACCGAGTGGCATTAAAAGACTCGAGTAGTCATTTTGTTGATGAGCAGTACTGTGCCATTTCAAAGAAATGTTCCGAGCAGCTAAATGCCACTGAGGGTCAGCTCTGAACAACGCAGGAAGACATTTCATCTTAAAGGATCACAAAGGAACTTGAGTGAAGAAGCTGTTACTGATTTCTAATGACTGACGATGATTGATGGGTGTTCAAAAATGCTTTGACGTATTGACCTGCCTTTGTGCTATGCTAAGTCAACCAGGTGCTGGCTAgttacaaacatgagagtggtattaaggaggcaaaaaaagcatatttcaaaCTGTGtacaactattcctttaacaaaatACCACAACTATCCTTGGCTATAATGGTAAGTCTAGATGTGTGTTTCAATTATGCCACAATAACATCCAAATCAAGTAGAGTTAATAAAGACAAGAATCTAGCACATCCCATTTAAATAGTGCCCAGTTATAGTATTTTGACCGtattaatgaaaaagaaaacaaaaccattttGTGTCACAGTGAGCTTTTTATTATACAGTAAGTTAATATTTCCATCTGCCTTCAACAGCCACAAGGTGGTGGCACTAGTTTCATACACAACCAACTGACAGACCTGACATGATGAGACAATGGTGCTCTACCCTGAGAGAAGTCCAAATCCTTTAATCCAACTCCAAATGTACCAGCTTACATGTTTCATATTTCTTGGCAATCTGTGTGCACCAAAAATAACACGATTCAATGggaacatccatccatccatccatccattttctaccgcttggtcccgttaggggtcgcgggtgactggagcctatcccagtgactttgggccttaggcagggtacaccctggacagtggccaactcgtcgcagggctaacacagacacagacaaggacagacaaccattcactctcacattcattcaatacgggcaatttagagttatcaattaacctacacatgcatgtctttgggacggtgggaggaagccagaacccggagagaacccacggtaacacggggaggacatgcagactccacccagagagattgcgtgatgttggtctggtccgggaatcgaacccacgaacccacgatctccttattgggaggcaggagctttaaccgctctgccaccgtgcacccctcaATGGGAACATTtagaaataattattataaatattgatgtataaataattcaaatgtgACTATTCTGACACTGTCAATTAAGCAAAGCCATAATAGATTCTGTAAGTCATTCCTCAGGCATTGTTGTGCTCACACTGTATCCAGTCATCAGCACGACTGGCCGTAGATGTGATCGATCAGCATCCTGTTGCGAGTTGGCGGTGCTTTCCTGCGCTGATCAATGATCCTAcccaaacgcacacacacaaacatttacagtcAGTTTCAAGGACCTGCTCAAGGGCGCTATAACAATAAATCATGGGTTTATTAGTCATTGATATTCAAAATCCTTTaaaagagttgtgtgtgtgtgtgtgtgtgtgtgtgtgtgtgtgtgtgtgtgtgtgtgtgtgtgtgtgtgtgtgtcttctatCATAAAAGGTCTGGTTCATACAGAAAATTCAATATGCAAATTTGGCAAGGCAACAAGTAAAATGTACGTAAATGATTATGGCCTTAAAGGATTCATTATTAAAGGACTGGTGCTGCCAGACATTTCAGCTAATGGCAAAATTAAAACTTTAGCTACGAAAATATAGACCCATATCTACTCATATCTACAATATCTAGCTATATGTTAGAAATCAGTGTTATTAGTATTCCAGTATTTAGTGTGACCTCTCTCTGGAATTCTCTACCACATGAACTAAGGTCTGCTAcaacagtgtcttcttttaaaagaagactaaaaacaaatctttttttcacGTTAGGTTGAAAGTGTGTGGTTAACGGGTAAATGTTTTGATCACAGAATCAGTATTTTGAGCCTGGTTCATACTTATCTTATTCCATTTGTATTGTAACagcattttatcttgtttttatcataTCTTACATGTTTCCATATATGTAATACCTCCTTATCTTATATGTTGTtatcttttatgtttttgtcatacATCATTTTTACCTTGAAGCACCTGtcgtatgaaatgtgctataccaataaacttgacttgactctATACCAGACATTTCCTGGACTCTGCTGTTTTTTgggagggtttttttgtttgttttttttttgcttgatagCACAGCGGCAGAACAAGATGTGGTTATTTATAATCATACATACTGTGTATTACTGAGCGCATTACGATTACAAACCAGCAAATACTTCATATCCTCTCCatcacacaaattaaatttcatTTGATGGCTGGCAGTCAAATACTCTTAGTCTCTCTGTGATACATCAATACTTTCAAATGTGCTTTTGCGCCTTCAGAATCTTCCGATTGTCTGTTGAATCTCACCTTCAGGTCTAAGTCGGACTTCCCCTGGTTACAACGAGCGTCTCTTCTCCTTGTTACAGCTCTGCCGGCCTTTCCtaaacagagaagagaagagtgCTGCTGAAACTATAATACTATTACTGATACCACCACTGTCATTACTACCATTACTACTGCCACCTGGAGTACTACAGCTGCTGATGTAGCACTGGTAATAAtcgaaaaaataaaatattacctTTGGTATCCACCGATTGTGTCCGCTGCGAGAACTCCAGATCGTCTGGTTGAGCATCATCAGACTTCTTATAGTAATAGGGTTGATCAGGGGGCCCAAACCtctacatgcaaacacacacacacatgatttgACTTCTTGTAGTGTAGCTGCACCATTTGTCTACAGGACCAAACCACACTCACACATCACGCTTCTTATAGTTCTAATGCTggacaataacacacacatattctacCTTGTCAGGCCACATGAAGCTAATGAAGAGAATGACGGGAAGTCCAACAGTGAAGACATAGACACTCCAGAGCCAGGGACGCTGCTGGGCGGCCAATAGGAGGCTCTCCATGATACCCGGCTAGAATACACGTATACAGACACGGTATGTCACTTGTTAAATGTAtcgaggtcaaaggtcaaaaccACAGTGCCTGGATAATAAGACTATGACCACAAAGTGATCACGTGAAAGAAAAAGCTCGGAAAATAATTGGAataagagatgaagagagaataTACTGGATGAGCTATAGGGAACATGCTGACTGTAGGAGCAATTTCATCTGTAATTTATTTCTATGCACTAGGTGGTGTATGAATAATGCCGGTGCATGGAGCCTGATTAAAAGTAGAAACAGGTGTTGCCGCTTGGGGAAGCATAGTTTCTGCTTTACTCATGCTTGCCGTGTAATATCTGACTATATGCAGCATTGAATTACTCTATTAtgaagtcagtgtgtgtgtgtgtgtgtgtgtgtgtgttatcgtGTTTTGGTTCATTTGAAATTGTAGAAACCTGACCTGGGGATTGTGGAGCAATAGCTTAGtagtaaaacactgatttcacttgagtttttaaatttaatggCAGACTTGTATCCGAGTGTATCCGAAAGATGGTCACTACATTTGAATGTACGGTAATTAATTGGAATCAGCTAGAAaaccattatttatttgtttaattttaaaatatattttatgtcttatatgtgtttgtatgtctatGTGTACCTGTGTTGGCATCAATAAAgacctgaaaaaagaaaataaaaatacaatgattCCCGACAATGATTAATAGACTTAGTTCAGCTGCAATAGAAGCGGGTCTTACCTGTGCTGCAGCAGACGCTGGTGTCACGCTGGCTGCCAGCATCATGCACACCAGCACAAAGTTGATCTCCATGTCtgaaacacacacctacacgcacacacattcgCACAAGTACGTGCAGTAAGTCACAGCCATGCACAAAGATGTCCgcatacacacagtaacagtCAATATTTCACACTCAAAGACCCTCAATGAggagcagggggaaaaaagacattttccatTGTAATCCATCCTCCTAGAACTACTACAAAGAGAGAACAATAAAGGacacagaaggagaggaagaagatgacaaacacagacagacttctgagaaaggaaacaaaaactaGAGATGCAAGGAGAGAAACATGCACAGAGTGCAAGGGGAAGCAGAGTGggacaaaaaaacaaggaaGATTAAAAAATTAAAGAGAAAGAAGTGAGAGTAAAATTAAGAGAAGCACAGAGGAAGCTACAGAGGACCCAACAGTATGCTTCTACCTTTTTCACGCAGTGATTCCTCAGCTTTCCACGAGTTCCTTAAAAGTCATTTCCTGAAACCTTACAGTCATGTGATGTTGGACTTTGGTCCCAATTCACTTGCTGACATGGCTGCGGAGCATGCAGTGGCCACATTCGAGGGATGTGACTTGgttattaacacacacacacacacacacacacacacacacacacacacattcacgcgGCCTTTCATGGTTACACATTAGTTATGCTCAAAATAAACGGTCCTTGTTTGGGTAGTATTTAATAGTATTTTCATAATAAAGCTGATGATGTATAATGAagtaaatagattttttttaaagtatgacAAGGAGTAAAAAGCATTTACAAACAATATATGAAACAGATTGAAAGCAAGGACATttattcaaaaaagaaaaagaaaaggtttccATGTTTAGGTTATGTAAACTCCACCCTTTCCTGAAGAAAAATATTACTGTAATTGCTTTTGTTATATCAGCTGC is from Siniperca chuatsi isolate FFG_IHB_CAS linkage group LG8, ASM2008510v1, whole genome shotgun sequence and encodes:
- the LOC122879931 gene encoding calnexin-like, whose protein sequence is MEINFVLVCMMLAASVTPASAAAQPGIMESLLLAAQQRPWLWSVYVFTVGLPVILFISFMWPDKRFGPPDQPYYYKKSDDAQPDDLEFSQRTQSVDTKGKAGRAVTRRRDARCNQGKSDLDLKDH